The following coding sequences lie in one Deltaproteobacteria bacterium genomic window:
- a CDS encoding cyclic nucleotide-binding domain-containing protein, which produces MRKSIGNWLKVYEEEMALFLWVLLLFFFISISDILFNNFAETAFLKRYGVQYLPVVQVVNSFTTFFLMAFLTGIMGRIPGSRMLTYTLAICGIAVGILRFTIPLGFPIIYPILYVLKAQFEMLFILMFWNLANDLFNTRQSKRIFPLLTAGGVVGGMIGSFATPSLAKLISMDNLMLAYAVTASLGALTVKTMGVRFPSLLVSKKRKKGQKRASFVQEFKDVWPLVKQSLLVKILIFLTLLPNILIPIMNYLFAYTVNNSFATQGGMLTFYGYFRGSMNIISLIILLFVGRVYGRWGLPIVLMFHPFNYILAFLAFLLKFDIFSAMYARVSTNVLRTTMNNPARAVLMGLFPVEYRATIRPFLRGTVVRIGILTGAGMIMVSEGVFHPRYLSIFAMIVGGLWVVTGFVLKKNYSKILLDLISKNLLDLKTLEEKDVNSVFADKKIQTQMMEALVRSRGDKSLWYARLLRDQPIEGFDRKLLSVIRDNDDKTATALLDMLSPNVGEEALPVFRELADPAKKERTVAVLRAVNRMSPAPFQDFLKEIFESSSDPEIQAYAVVGLYRQSPQAYQGVIDAWLKSDDPSEKRAGVIAAGQTGDGAYIPRLEEMLNQEEDESLLPHLLTALHRLGAPSPNRFATTYLYHPEEAIRIAALDAFELGDDDAVRTIISLMDDPSERVFDLAKEKIQTAPHQNAQILVESLNIPRRKVREGIFDLLALLNIKDLDIFRFARSGVERCYHYLAEIESLRNLPEGQERDLIIDHLGNKKQIELENVLRVLATEDQSGQMRIIWRGLFSSESRRRSNSLEALDDLLDASLSGIMLPLLEGGPPTETLKTGRKHFKLPDFGTDKAAVLTHLLNEQDWVTVVLTLYLISEQGRDGVDRETLRSLAGSENRYIRQMAQRAMDKEDQDPVKLEEMMETETSIPEKILRLKSINIFEGLAASELAAIASVTEEVEYPAGDIVLKEGEAGETMFLILKGTVAVIKGEGEEGVQEIELARIGAGDYFGEMALFEDAVRSATIRTAEDSRFLVLHKQEFTEIVREYPQIALHICKALSSRIRKLHEKIKS; this is translated from the coding sequence ATGCGCAAGTCCATCGGCAACTGGTTGAAGGTCTATGAAGAAGAGATGGCCCTTTTTCTCTGGGTCCTCCTCCTCTTTTTTTTCATCAGCATTTCCGATATTCTCTTCAACAACTTTGCGGAAACCGCTTTCCTGAAGCGATACGGGGTTCAATATCTCCCTGTTGTTCAGGTGGTCAATTCCTTTACCACCTTTTTTCTCATGGCCTTTCTGACCGGGATTATGGGGAGGATTCCGGGAAGCCGGATGCTCACCTATACCCTTGCCATCTGCGGCATCGCCGTCGGCATCCTCCGGTTTACGATCCCCCTCGGATTTCCCATTATCTATCCGATCCTGTACGTGCTCAAGGCCCAGTTCGAGATGCTGTTCATCCTCATGTTCTGGAACCTGGCCAATGACCTCTTCAATACCCGCCAGTCCAAACGGATCTTCCCCCTCCTCACGGCCGGGGGCGTGGTGGGGGGGATGATCGGGAGTTTTGCCACACCCTCCCTGGCCAAACTCATCTCCATGGACAATCTCATGCTGGCCTATGCGGTGACCGCGAGTCTGGGAGCCCTTACCGTCAAGACCATGGGGGTGCGGTTCCCATCACTCCTGGTATCCAAGAAAAGGAAGAAGGGCCAGAAGCGTGCATCCTTTGTTCAGGAATTCAAGGATGTGTGGCCCCTGGTGAAGCAGTCCCTCCTGGTCAAGATTCTCATCTTCCTGACCCTTCTTCCCAATATCCTTATCCCCATCATGAACTACCTGTTTGCCTATACCGTAAACAACTCCTTTGCCACCCAGGGGGGGATGCTCACCTTCTACGGCTATTTCCGGGGCTCCATGAATATTATCAGCCTCATTATCCTCCTGTTTGTGGGGAGGGTGTACGGCCGGTGGGGGCTTCCCATTGTCCTCATGTTTCACCCCTTCAATTACATCCTCGCCTTCCTGGCCTTTCTCCTCAAGTTCGATATTTTTTCGGCCATGTATGCCCGGGTCTCCACCAATGTGCTGCGGACCACCATGAACAATCCGGCCCGGGCCGTTCTCATGGGCCTCTTTCCCGTGGAATACCGGGCAACCATCCGACCGTTTCTACGCGGTACAGTGGTCCGCATCGGGATCCTCACCGGCGCCGGGATGATCATGGTTTCGGAGGGGGTTTTCCATCCCAGATATCTCTCCATCTTTGCCATGATCGTCGGCGGGCTGTGGGTGGTTACCGGGTTTGTTCTCAAGAAAAACTATTCCAAAATCCTCCTGGACCTGATTTCCAAGAACCTCCTGGATCTCAAGACACTGGAGGAAAAAGACGTCAACAGCGTTTTTGCGGACAAGAAAATCCAGACCCAGATGATGGAGGCGCTTGTGCGGTCCCGGGGGGATAAGTCCCTCTGGTATGCGCGCCTGCTCAGGGATCAACCCATCGAGGGATTCGACCGGAAGCTCCTGTCGGTGATACGGGACAATGACGACAAGACCGCGACGGCCCTTCTGGATATGCTTTCTCCGAACGTGGGAGAGGAGGCCCTCCCTGTTTTTCGGGAGCTGGCGGACCCGGCAAAGAAAGAACGCACCGTCGCGGTGCTCCGGGCGGTCAACCGGATGTCTCCCGCACCTTTTCAGGACTTCCTCAAAGAGATTTTCGAGTCCTCCAGCGATCCGGAAATTCAGGCATACGCGGTGGTCGGCCTGTACCGCCAATCCCCCCAGGCATACCAGGGGGTCATTGACGCGTGGCTGAAATCGGATGATCCGTCTGAAAAGAGGGCCGGTGTGATCGCAGCAGGCCAGACAGGGGACGGGGCCTACATCCCCCGGCTGGAGGAGATGCTCAACCAGGAGGAAGACGAGTCCCTCCTTCCGCATCTGTTGACAGCACTTCACCGCCTCGGGGCCCCTTCTCCAAACCGGTTTGCAACAACATACCTCTATCACCCTGAAGAGGCTATCCGGATAGCGGCCCTTGATGCCTTTGAACTGGGCGACGATGATGCGGTCAGGACGATCATCAGCCTGATGGATGACCCGTCGGAACGGGTCTTCGACCTGGCCAAAGAAAAGATCCAGACCGCTCCCCATCAAAACGCCCAGATTCTCGTGGAATCGTTGAACATCCCCCGCCGCAAGGTCAGGGAGGGGATATTCGATCTGTTGGCCCTGCTGAACATCAAGGATCTGGATATCTTCCGTTTCGCGCGTTCCGGAGTGGAGCGGTGTTATCACTATCTGGCGGAAATAGAAAGTCTGCGAAATCTGCCTGAGGGACAGGAGAGGGATCTGATCATCGATCACCTGGGAAACAAGAAGCAGATCGAACTCGAAAATGTCCTCCGGGTCCTGGCCACCGAGGATCAGTCAGGCCAGATGCGGATCATCTGGCGAGGCCTCTTCTCCTCGGAAAGCCGCCGGCGATCCAACAGCCTGGAGGCCCTGGACGATCTGCTGGATGCTTCCCTGTCGGGCATCATGCTCCCGCTCCTGGAAGGCGGCCCCCCCACAGAGACCCTGAAGACCGGGAGGAAGCACTTTAAACTGCCCGATTTCGGGACGGATAAGGCCGCTGTCTTAACACATCTTCTAAACGAACAGGATTGGGTCACGGTGGTGTTGACCCTCTACCTGATTTCCGAGCAGGGGAGGGACGGGGTCGACAGGGAGACCCTCCGGTCATTGGCAGGGTCGGAAAATAGGTATATTCGACAGATGGCGCAGCGGGCCATGGATAAGGAAGATCAAGATCCGGTCAAATTGGAGGAGATGATGGAAACAGAGACTTCTATTCCAGAGAAGATCTTGCGACTGAAGAGCATCAACATATTTGAGGGCCTTGCCGCGAGCGAATTGGCGGCCATTGCCTCGGTGACAGAGGAGGTCGAATATCCGGCAGGCGATATTGTCCTCAAAGAGGGCGAGGCCGGAGAGACCATGTTCCTTATCTTGAAGGGGACTGTCGCCGTTATCAAGGGGGAGGGGGAAGAAGGCGTCCAGGAGATCGAACTGGCCCGAATCGGGGCCGGAGACTATTTTGGTGAAATGGCCCTTTTTGAAGATGCGGTTCGATCCGCCACCATTCGTACGGCCGAAGATTCCCGATTCTTAGTGCTGCACAAACAGGAATTTACGGAAATTGTGAGGGAATACCCGCAGATCGCACTTCACATCTGTAAGGCGCTCAGCAGCAGAATCCGAAAACTGCACGAAAAGATCAAGAGCTGA